One part of the Nitrospira defluvii genome encodes these proteins:
- a CDS encoding thiamine pyrophosphate-binding protein, with protein sequence MIKVADYIINTLAERGIDKMFVVYGAANGDLIDAFTRTAATQYVAVMHEQAGGFAAEAYAKVKGIPGVAIATSGPGGMNLLTSMGNCFYDSVPCVFLTGQINSRFLRPDPSIRQIGFQETDIVAMAAPVTKYAKMILNPEDVRFELEKALWMCQEGRPGPVLLDIPLNVQKAMVDAKQLTGFEPPAAMSFDLTVVDQQIARLISDLQQAERPVILVGGGVRLADAQDDVRALGRRLNVPCFPTWNALDVISSDYENYGGRVGTYGGAGRNFGIQNSDLLLSIGSRISGRITGGNVQSFARQAKKYLVEIDPAMVQRKFQQVPFDVNILCDAKAFTQRLLIALDRRSKPLPDFSAWTGRVMEWKRRYDPVRPEFFAQRERVHPYAFMRRLSEKMGATDVLVGDCGGNIVVSNHAFETKYGQRNLTNNGNSPMGFSFAGAMGAWFADPTRQVVCTIGDGGFNMNPQELQTFVNYGVKVKTFILNNHIYGITKAYQETNFQGRAEACGPKGYHPPDFLKIVQAYGIKTVAIGNHAEMDAKIDEVLRFDGPVVCDVDMHEFHTYEPRIFGWKTPIEDMYPYLPREEFRANMVIEPAEGWMNPEYPDVVRRDGQSQP encoded by the coding sequence ATGATCAAGGTGGCAGACTACATCATCAATACGTTGGCCGAACGCGGCATCGATAAGATGTTTGTCGTGTACGGCGCGGCCAACGGCGATTTGATCGATGCGTTTACCCGCACCGCCGCGACCCAGTACGTCGCCGTCATGCATGAACAGGCCGGCGGATTTGCGGCTGAAGCCTATGCCAAGGTCAAGGGGATCCCCGGCGTGGCGATTGCAACCAGCGGACCGGGCGGCATGAATCTCCTTACCTCGATGGGCAACTGCTTCTATGACTCGGTGCCGTGCGTGTTCCTTACCGGCCAGATCAATTCGCGATTTCTCCGCCCAGATCCTTCGATCCGTCAAATCGGGTTTCAAGAAACCGACATTGTGGCGATGGCTGCGCCGGTGACCAAATACGCGAAGATGATCTTGAATCCCGAAGACGTCCGATTCGAGCTGGAAAAGGCTCTGTGGATGTGCCAGGAGGGCCGACCTGGACCGGTGCTGCTCGACATTCCCCTCAACGTGCAGAAAGCCATGGTCGATGCAAAACAGTTGACGGGCTTCGAGCCGCCCGCGGCGATGAGTTTCGACCTGACGGTCGTCGACCAGCAGATCGCAAGGTTGATCAGCGACCTCCAGCAGGCGGAACGCCCGGTGATTCTGGTGGGAGGAGGCGTGCGCTTAGCCGATGCACAGGACGATGTGCGGGCCTTGGGTCGTCGATTAAACGTGCCCTGCTTTCCGACCTGGAACGCGCTGGATGTGATCAGTTCCGACTATGAGAACTACGGTGGACGGGTGGGGACCTATGGTGGCGCAGGCCGCAACTTCGGCATTCAGAACAGTGATCTGCTCCTGTCCATTGGAAGTCGCATCTCCGGACGCATCACCGGCGGTAATGTCCAAAGTTTTGCGCGACAGGCCAAGAAGTATCTGGTCGAAATCGATCCGGCCATGGTGCAGCGCAAGTTTCAGCAGGTGCCCTTCGACGTCAACATCCTCTGCGACGCGAAAGCATTTACCCAGCGCTTGCTGATCGCACTCGATCGACGCAGCAAACCCTTGCCAGATTTCTCGGCCTGGACGGGGCGCGTCATGGAGTGGAAACGGCGATACGATCCGGTGCGGCCGGAGTTCTTCGCGCAACGTGAGCGCGTCCATCCCTATGCGTTCATGCGCCGCCTGTCTGAAAAGATGGGAGCGACGGATGTGCTGGTCGGCGACTGCGGCGGCAATATCGTCGTCAGCAACCATGCCTTCGAAACCAAGTACGGCCAGCGCAACCTGACGAACAACGGCAATTCCCCCATGGGGTTCTCCTTCGCGGGAGCGATGGGTGCCTGGTTTGCCGATCCCACAAGACAAGTCGTCTGCACCATCGGCGACGGCGGCTTCAATATGAACCCGCAGGAATTACAGACCTTCGTGAACTATGGCGTCAAAGTCAAAACGTTCATTCTGAACAACCATATCTACGGCATTACGAAGGCCTACCAGGAAACCAATTTCCAGGGTCGCGCTGAAGCCTGTGGGCCGAAGGGCTACCATCCGCCGGATTTCCTCAAGATCGTCCAGGCCTACGGCATCAAGACGGTTGCCATTGGAAACCATGCCGAGATGGACGCCAAGATCGACGAGGTGCTGCGGTTCGACGGGCCGGTCGTCTGCGACGTGGACATGCACGAGTTCCACACCTACGAACCGAGGATCTTCGGTTGGAAGACGCCCATCGAGGATATGTATCCCTATCTGCCTCGCGAAGAATTTCGCGCCAACATGGTCATCGAACCGGCAGAGGGATGGATGAATCCCGAGTATCCCGATGTCGTGCGACGGGACGGGCAATCACAGCCATAA
- a CDS encoding B12-binding domain-containing radical SAM protein, whose amino-acid sequence MSKPLDVLLVTPPSRVQVYQDLSRDFAAIEPPVWSGLIATYLRQHSCSVAILDAEAQGLTHQQTAEHIAAIAPRLAVFVIYGQQPSASTQCMPAGRKVCEILNTLADIPTLVMGTHPSALPKRTLLEEPYTYVCQGEGPATILGLVVALRAPQHSLRDVPGLWHLEEGNAVGNVPAPLFTNLDHDLPGQAWDLLDMSRYRAHNWHCFGNPESRTPYASLQTSLGCPFTCSFCCINAPFTTPMLRVWSPDNVIGQIDRLVREYGVSNIKIPDEMFVLNRRHVIGICDRIIERGYHLNIWAYARVDTVQDEVLEKLARAGFTWLGLGIESGSQHVRDGVEKGRFGEREIIATVGRIRSHGIHVAANYIFGLPDDTLESMRATLDLALTLNTEWANFYCAMAYPGSALYGLAKQHQWTLPDDQGGPGWIGYSQHAYECLPLPTDSLTATQVLDFRDRAFLEYFGHPGYLTMLQRTFGSRCVAHVAEMCRHQVRRRHHDQASSQAA is encoded by the coding sequence ATGTCCAAGCCGCTTGACGTCTTGCTAGTGACGCCACCCAGCCGCGTCCAGGTCTATCAGGACCTCAGCCGGGACTTCGCCGCCATCGAACCGCCGGTGTGGTCGGGACTGATCGCCACCTACCTTCGCCAACACAGTTGCTCTGTGGCCATTCTTGATGCGGAGGCTCAAGGTCTCACGCATCAGCAGACAGCTGAGCACATCGCGGCCATCGCCCCCAGGCTGGCGGTCTTCGTCATTTACGGACAACAACCATCGGCCTCCACGCAGTGCATGCCCGCCGGACGGAAGGTGTGTGAGATTCTCAACACGCTCGCCGATATTCCCACACTGGTGATGGGCACACATCCATCGGCTTTGCCAAAACGCACGCTCTTGGAGGAGCCCTATACCTATGTCTGTCAAGGGGAAGGGCCGGCGACCATTCTCGGCCTCGTCGTGGCCTTGCGAGCGCCACAGCATTCGCTCCGCGACGTCCCGGGATTGTGGCACCTGGAGGAGGGGAATGCGGTCGGCAATGTGCCTGCACCGCTCTTTACCAATCTCGACCATGACTTACCGGGACAAGCCTGGGATCTACTCGATATGAGCCGCTATCGCGCGCACAATTGGCACTGCTTCGGGAACCCTGAATCCAGAACCCCCTACGCCTCGCTTCAGACCAGCCTGGGATGCCCGTTTACCTGCTCCTTTTGCTGCATCAACGCGCCGTTCACCACGCCCATGTTGCGTGTCTGGAGTCCCGACAACGTCATCGGACAGATCGACCGCCTCGTGCGTGAGTACGGCGTCTCGAATATCAAAATTCCCGATGAGATGTTCGTCTTGAACCGTCGCCACGTCATCGGCATTTGTGACCGGATCATCGAACGGGGGTATCACCTGAATATTTGGGCCTACGCGCGAGTCGATACGGTGCAGGATGAAGTGCTGGAGAAGCTGGCGCGCGCCGGCTTTACATGGCTGGGTCTCGGCATCGAATCCGGCAGCCAGCATGTCCGGGACGGGGTCGAGAAGGGCCGCTTCGGCGAACGGGAGATTATCGCCACGGTGGGCCGCATCCGTTCCCACGGCATTCATGTCGCGGCAAATTACATTTTCGGGCTCCCGGACGACACCCTCGAGAGCATGCGGGCCACATTGGATTTAGCGCTGACGCTCAATACCGAATGGGCGAATTTTTACTGTGCCATGGCCTATCCAGGCTCGGCGCTCTACGGCCTTGCCAAACAACACCAGTGGACGTTGCCGGATGATCAGGGCGGCCCAGGTTGGATCGGGTATTCCCAACATGCGTATGAGTGTCTGCCGCTGCCGACTGACAGCCTGACCGCCACTCAGGTCCTGGATTTCCGCGACCGCGCGTTCCTGGAGTACTTCGGCCATCCCGGCTATCTGACTATGTTGCAACGAACGTTCGGTTCGCGCTGCGTCGCTCACGTAGCGGAGATGTGCCGGCATCAGGTGCGCCGTCGCCATCATGATCAGGCGTCCAGTCAGGCAGCATAG
- a CDS encoding pyridoxal phosphate-dependent aminotransferase, with the protein MTQAEMSSAALSTRFRFSSRGEQLIGQEMFRVLDRAQALERQGHRVYHLELGNPRMAPPAEILEATRQSLEAQQIGYASMAGLTELRSALATRYAALIEEPVTGSHIVISPANLLIHQFLDLTCNPGDRVALFTPAFPSYWAAAAHLQLNVVPVPLSQRNGFQLSHPAIEAALAANPRAVIVNNANNPTGAVYDPAIVRHLSARCEKDGVWLLSDETYADLTFDGSFLTLTAPGAGHVVVISSFSKVLSVPGFRTGYAIAHEAVAAKLALSNSTLYSCLPAFTQRGCLAGLSVLDRYAAEVRQRNARVTTSCHDQINRSGLLRSHTPASGFYLFIDISGTGLDDLQFCRRLLDEYHTAATPGRSFGDAYRSFIRLATCGAEEDVLEGVSRTIAFAQKLGGCHVQAA; encoded by the coding sequence TCGTCGGCGGCATTGTCCACACGATTCCGCTTTTCGTCGCGCGGGGAACAGCTGATCGGCCAGGAAATGTTCCGGGTACTGGACCGCGCACAGGCACTGGAACGCCAGGGCCACCGCGTCTACCACCTGGAACTCGGAAATCCGCGCATGGCGCCGCCGGCGGAGATACTTGAGGCCACCAGGCAGTCGCTGGAGGCTCAACAGATCGGGTATGCGTCGATGGCGGGGCTGACCGAACTCCGATCAGCGCTGGCGACACGCTACGCCGCGCTCATCGAAGAGCCCGTGACCGGGTCGCATATCGTCATCAGTCCGGCGAATCTGCTCATTCATCAGTTTCTGGATCTCACCTGCAATCCCGGTGATCGAGTCGCCCTATTTACGCCGGCCTTCCCCTCTTATTGGGCGGCTGCGGCACACCTCCAACTGAATGTGGTGCCTGTTCCTCTGTCCCAACGAAACGGCTTTCAGTTGTCACATCCGGCCATCGAGGCGGCGTTAGCCGCCAACCCACGCGCGGTCATCGTAAACAATGCCAACAATCCGACCGGTGCGGTGTACGACCCGGCGATCGTACGGCACTTGTCCGCACGATGCGAAAAGGACGGAGTCTGGCTGCTCAGCGATGAAACGTACGCTGATCTGACGTTTGATGGGTCGTTTCTCACCCTTACTGCGCCCGGGGCAGGGCATGTGGTCGTCATCTCTTCCTTTTCGAAAGTCCTGTCGGTTCCCGGCTTTCGCACCGGTTACGCGATCGCGCACGAGGCCGTCGCCGCCAAACTCGCCCTGTCGAATTCGACGTTGTATTCCTGTCTCCCGGCATTCACCCAGCGAGGGTGTCTTGCCGGCCTATCGGTGCTCGACCGGTATGCTGCAGAAGTTCGACAGCGCAACGCGCGGGTGACGACCTCGTGTCACGACCAGATCAATCGCTCCGGTCTGCTCCGTAGCCACACACCGGCCTCAGGCTTTTACCTCTTCATCGACATCAGTGGAACCGGTCTCGACGATCTGCAGTTTTGCCGGCGTCTGTTGGACGAGTATCACACAGCGGCAACCCCCGGGCGCTCGTTCGGAGATGCCTATCGCTCATTTATCCGCCTGGCCACTTGCGGAGCGGAGGAGGACGTGCTGGAGGGGGTGTCACGCACGATCGCGTTTGCACAGAAACTGGGAGGGTGCCATGTCCAAGCCGCTTGA